A stretch of DNA from Castor canadensis chromosome 2, mCasCan1.hap1v2, whole genome shotgun sequence:
aataaataaaataaatctattgGAAGAATGTTTTGAATATATCTCTAAACTTCTGGCCTTGTTATAGGAGACAGTCACTTGCCTTTACAAAATATTGCTTCTAAGAATTGGGTTGACTAGccctgaaataatttcttattatcTAAGAAATGATCTTAGAATGATCTAAGAATGATCTTGCTCATTCCCTTCTTAAGAAGTCAAGTTTGTGCTTCTAAAAAACACAGCCAAAACGTTCATCAGCGAAAATCTTCATAATGTGACATTGGCATACAGAATTTGGTGTCCTGGAATCTTCCAAGGTCAGATATCCTGACAACTATGAGGAATCTCTCGGTGGTGACTGAGTTTATCCTTCTGGGCTTCCCACACACAGAGGGTCTGGAGACGATGCTCTTTGTCATGTTTTTGTCCTTCTACATCTTCACCCTCGTGGGGAACCTGCTTTAATGCTGGCAATTGTCTCCTCCACCCGAATTTacactcccatgtacttcttcctgtgCAAGCTATCtatttttgacatatttttcCCTTCTGTGAGTTCCCCCAAGATGCTCTTCTATCTCATGGGAAACAGCCCAGTCATCTCCTACTCAGGCTGTGTGTCCCAGCTCTTTTTCTACCATTTCCTGGGTTGTACTGAGGGTTTCCTGTTCACcttgatggcctatgaccgcttcATTGCTATATGTTACCCTCTACGCTACTCGATAATCATGAGCCATAGAGTGTGTGCCATCCTGGCTATGGGGACCTCATTTTTGGGGGGCATTCAGGCCACTTTTCTAACCACTCTCACCTTCCAGTTGCCTTACTGTGGTTCTACTGAGGTGGACTATTATTTCTGTGATATCCCAGTGATGCTGAAGCAAGCTTGTGCAGATACATTAACCTTGGAGATGGTGGGGCTCATCAGTGTTGGCCTCATGCCTCTCAGCTGCTTCCTTCTTATCCTAACCTCCTACAGCTGCATTGTCTGTTCCATCCTGCAGATCCGTTCTTCTGAGGGCCGACACCaagccttctccacctgcagTGCTCACCTAACTGCCATCCTCCTTTTCTACCTGCCAGTTGTCCTCATCTACCTGCAGCCCACCCCCAAACCCTGGCTTAATGCTACTGTTCAGGTCCTGAATAACCTGGTCActcccatgctgaaccccttGATCTATAGCCTCAGGAATAAGGAGGTGAAATCCTCACTGAGGAAGGTCCTACACCAACTGGGCTTCTTCCTGAGTAGTTGTAGAGAAAAATCAGTAGCTAATATTTAACTACACTTTATAactgataaaaacattttaatttgattcttaaaagtatttttgaatTTGAGAACACAAGTGTTATTACTGTCTCCATTTTATAATATGAAGAACCAAGAAGCAAAGAGTTAAAGTGATTGTCCAAAGACATGTATAGAAcaaaaggcaaaatgaaaactCTAGGATTAAATTTCTGACTCTAACCTGTGCTCTCTTGTGAACATCAAATGAAGAAGGAAGGGACCTCTTTCCAGTAGGCAGAGCAACATGGACTCTGTGCTCCCTAATCTTAATTTTCATCATCATTTTtcatcttccctcctcttctttccctctcactGTGGTGCTTTTTCATCTTGGCTGCTGTGATGGTCTCATACATCTGCATTAGGTAAGTTATGCCCATCTAGGCATTGCTAGAAATATGAAAGAGGTACAGCCCTACGATTTCAGGTACCATCCTGCTAATTCTGAACCACAAAGAAGTTTTATGAAAAAGATTTGCTCCTATATGTCATACTGTTGTGTAAGAAAGACTTCTGTTTATCATCTAAGGCAGACCAGAGGTGGTCTTAATGACTTACAAAGCCTGTCTGTTGGGCATAGACCCGGAAAAAGGCTTTGCTATGAACATAGCATATGAATGAGTAGAGAACAAATAAAGACAATCCTTGGAGAAGTGATTGCATTATAGTTCCATGTTAAAATCTGGACTTGTCTTAGTCTTGCTTAGTACAATGTGGGTACTTGGCCCAAGTTACtgttctattttgtctttggcttctttgtttactgaaaaggTTTGACTTTGGTTTACCTTCCtgtgtttcttgattttttttggattAAATATGCTTCAAATGACAAATGTACTATTTCCATCCCAGAAGCTTTTATTTTATGACTGATTTTATTAACCATATACCATTCTTGGGGAAGCATGTTGCTATGAAGTTTGTTCTAAGAatggaataagaaagaaaagacactggCAAGAAAGTAATGGAAGAGGAGGGGATAGAGGTATAGGCTAGTAATCTTCTTCAGTCTGCTCTTCTCAGAATCAGAGACCAGCTAAGGAATGTGTCAGATAAAATCAGTAAAGCCGTGTCTCTGCTTCCAGCTACTGAGGTGAGCTGGGAAGTGTTCCTTGAATGTAGGTAAACTTTTACTTGGTCACTACTTTTAAGCTCCTAAAAAAAATCCCCTCTTGGTGccattttccctttgtttttcatttaaaaatgagcatAAAAGGGAATCTGGAAATGCATCTCAAATTATTTCAATTTAGTGTATGTCAAACCTTTTTCAATCCTCTCACACTATATTCTGataatcttttcctttccctcagtTTTATGCTGTAGCTGCTTAGGCAGTCAAAACACAACACAATAATCTTCAAGAATAAAAGATGGCGTCCTACTCCTTTTACATCTTCACTCATTCGATGCCATTTGGTGAATGATTGTGCAGAGGCTTGAAAATCCAACAGTGACAATGACAGAACCCATCCAATGACAGGACCCATCCAATG
This window harbors:
- the LOC109677371 gene encoding LOW QUALITY PROTEIN: olfactory receptor 10D1B-like (The sequence of the model RefSeq protein was modified relative to this genomic sequence to represent the inferred CDS: inserted 1 base in 1 codon), coding for MRNLSVVTEFILLGFPHTEGLETMLFVMFLSFYIFTLVGNLXLMLAIVSSTRIYTPMYFFLCKLSIFDIFFPSVSSPKMLFYLMGNSPVISYSGCVSQLFFYHFLGCTEGFLFTLMAYDRFIAICYPLRYSIIMSHRVCAILAMGTSFLGGIQATFLTTLTFQLPYCGSTEVDYYFCDIPVMLKQACADTLTLEMVGLISVGLMPLSCFLLILTSYSCIVCSILQIRSSEGRHQAFSTCSAHLTAILLFYLPVVLIYLQPTPKPWLNATVQVLNNLVTPMLNPLIYSLRNKEVKSSLRKVLHQLGFFLSSCREKSVANI